In Nymphaea colorata isolate Beijing-Zhang1983 chromosome 5, ASM883128v2, whole genome shotgun sequence, one genomic interval encodes:
- the LOC116254710 gene encoding UDP-glycosyltransferase 83A1-like, with protein sequence MGRPHVLLLPFPAQGHVKPLMEFAHRLAEEGFMVTFVNTDFIHSRIVKSLPETFTSEYSGSIRLTSIPDGVDSQEDRWNFKEMSNAILHVMPRFLEELILKINEDEKGKITFMIVDGMIGTLLSVAVKLEIRRAVFWPASAWFLAIFKKIPLLLASGTIDENGFPKSDAPFQLSEASPALDPAHLCWMNLRDSGMSSVHFRYLHKCEETIKCVDHIVCNSFSKLEWPFLEIISGVVPFGLLISANHSKHQSSSFWQEDWSCLDWLDQWPAGSVIYVSLGSTTMLNQRQIDELALGLELTGRPFLWVCRPGVMEKQDALYPEGFMDRITRHGLVVGWAPQQEVLAHPSVACFLTHCGWNSTMEGLSNGVPMLCWPYIGDQFQNQSCIVHIWKVGLSVTQVCDELVTKEEIKSKLEALLSDHGIKERVVELKKHGEMSMIEGGDSFRRFHDFLSVIKGEL encoded by the exons ATGGGGAGACCACATGTGCTGCTGCTCCCATTTCCTGCACAGGGCCATGTCAAGCCACTCATGGAGTTCGCCCATCGCCTGGCAGAGGAAGGCTTCATGGTCACCTTTGTCAATACCGATTTCATTCACTCTCGCATAGTGAAGTCGCTTCCAGAGACCTTCACCAGCGAGTACAGTGGGAGTATACGCTTGACATCCATACCGGACGGTGTGGACTCTCAGGAAGATCGATGGAACTTCAAAGAAATGTCGAATGCCATTCTCCATGTCATGCCCAGGTTCTTAGAAGAGCTCATTCTGAAGATCAATGAGGACGAAAAGGGAAAGATAACGTTCATGATAGTTGATGGCATGATCGGTACTCTTCTGAGCGTTGCAGTGAAGCTAGAAATCAGGAGAGCAGTGTTCTGGCCGGCTTCCGCTTGGTTCTTAGCCATCTTCAAAAAGATTCCTTTGTTGCTTGCCTCTGGAACCATAGATGAAAACG GGTTTCCTAAAAGTGATGCACCGTTCCAACTCTCGGAGGCAAGCCCAGCCCTGGACCCTGCTCACTTGTGTTGGATGAACCTAAGAGATTCCGGCATGAGTTCGGTACATTTCCGGTACTTGCACAAGTGCGAGGAAACAATAAAATGCGTCGATCACATAGTCTGCAACTCATTCTCCAAGCTCGAATGGCCATTCTTGGAGATCATCAGCGGTGTTGTTCCCTTCGGCCTTCTCATCTCAGCCAACCATTCCAAGCACCAATCGTCCTCATTCTGGCAGGAAGACTGGAGCTGCCTTGACTGGCTTGATCAGTGGCCTGCCGGCTCAGTAATCTATGTCTCACTGGGCAGCACCACCATGCTCAACCAGCGCCAAATTGACGAGCTAGCACTCGGTCTCGAGCTTACCGGCAGGCCCTTCCTTTGGGTTTGCCGGCCGGGCGTCATGGAAAAACAAGATGCGCTGTACCCTGAAGGATTCATGGACCGGATAACAAGGCACGGACTCGTCGTGGGATGGGCGCCGCAGCAGGAGGTGCTGGCACATCCATCTGTAGCCTGCTTTCTAACCCACTGTGGTTGGAATTCGACCATGGAAGGGCTGAGCAATGGAGTGCCCATGTTGTGCTGGCCTTACATTGGTGACCAATTTCAAAACCAAAGTTGCATAGTTCATATTTGGAAGGTGGGACTGAGCGTGACACAGGTCTGTGATGAGCTTGTTACTAAGGAAGAAATCAAGAGCAAGTTGGAGGCTTTGTTAAGTGATCATGGCATCAAAGAGAGGGTCGTTGAGTTGAAGAAGCATGGCGAGATGAGCATGATAGAGGGCGGTGATTCTTTTAGGAGATTCCATGATTTTCTCTCTGTCATAAAAGGTGAACTATGA